A single region of the Oncorhynchus keta strain PuntledgeMale-10-30-2019 chromosome 4, Oket_V2, whole genome shotgun sequence genome encodes:
- the LOC118378312 gene encoding rho guanine nucleotide exchange factor 4-like isoform X5 yields MDDQELGFKAGDVIEVVDATNKEWWWGRILDSEGWFPASFVRLRVNQDEPMEEYLAQLEKPGAGENDQPGVGLFLGPGLPCKEQMRTNVINEIMITERDYIKHLKDICEGYVKQCRKRIDMFTEEQLLCIFGNIEDIYRFQKKFLKGLEKRFNKEQPHLSEIGSCFLEHQTDFQIYSEYCNNHPNACVQLSRRMKTNKYVFFFEACRLLQKMIDISLDGFLLTPVQKICKYPLQLAELLKYTNPQHRDYRDVEAALNAMKNVARLINERKRRLENIDKIAQWQCSIEDWEGEDILSKSSDLIFSGELTKISQPQARSQQRMFFLFDHQMVYCKKDLLRRDMLYCKGRMDMDQMEVVDVEDGKEKDFNVSVKNTLKLCSLAGDEVHLLCAKKPEQKQRWLRAFQDERRQVQHDRETGFSITEVQKKQAMLNACKSHPAGKPKAVTRPYCDFLLRQKQPSLPSSVPQQQVFMLAEPKRKATTFWQNIGRLTPFKK; encoded by the exons ATGGACGACCAGGAGCTGGGCTTCAAGGCGGGGGATGTCATTGAGGTAGTGGATGCCACCAACAAAGAGTGGTGGTGGGGACGCATTCTGGACAGTGAGGGCTGGTTCCCAGCCAGCTTCGTCCGG TTGCGTGTGAACCAGGATGAGCCTATGGAGGAGTACCTAGCCCAGCTGGAGAAGCCTGGGGCTGGGGAGAATGACCAGCCAGGCGTGGGCCTGTTTCTGGGACCAGGCCTGCCTTGTAAGGAACAGATGAGGACTAATGTCATCAATGAGATCATGATcacagagagagactacatcAAACACCTCAAAGACATCTGTGAG GGTTACGTCAAGCAGTGTCGTAAGAGGATAGACATGTTCACCGAGGAACAGCTGCTGTGTATCTTCGGGAACATCGAGGACATCTACCGCTTCCAGAAAAAGTTCCTGAAAGGTCTGGAGAAGAGGTTCAACAAGGAGCAGCCGCACCTCAGCGAGATCGGATCCTGCTTCCTGGAACAT caAACAGACTTCCAGATCTACTCGGAGTACTGTAACAACCACCCCAACGCCTGTGTGCAGTTGTCCAGGCGGATGAAGACCAACAAGTACGTGTTCTTCTTCGAGGCTTGTCGTCTGCTGCAGAAGATGATTGACATCTCGTTGGATGGGTTCCTGCTCACGCCCGTCCAGAAGATCTGCAAGTACCCTCTGCAGCTGGCCGAGCTACTGAAATACACCAACCCCCAGCACAG GGACTATAGGGACGTGGAGGCTGCCTTGAACGCCATGAAGAACGTGGCCAGGCTGATCAACGAGAGGAAGCGACGCCTGGAGAACATCGACAAGATCGCCCAATGGCAGTGCTCCATAGAGGACTGGGAG GGAGAAGATATCCTCAGTAAAAGTTCAGATCTGATCTTCTCTGGAGAGCTGACCAAGATCTCCCAGCCTCAGGCTAGGAGCCAGCAGCGCATGTTCTTCCTCTTCGACCACCAGATGGTCTACTGCAAAAAG GACCTCCTGCGCAGGGACATGCTGTACTGTAAAGGTCGTATGGACATGGACCAGATGGAGGTGGTGGATGTGGAGGACGGGAAGGAGAAGGACTTCAACGTGTCGGTGAAGAACACTCTGAAGCTGTGCTCGCTGGCGGGTGACGAGGTCCACCTGCTGTGTGCCAAGAAGCCTGAGCAGAAACAACGCTGGCTCCGAGCCTTCCAGGACGAGAGGAGGCAGGTGCAGCACGACCGCGAGACAG GATTCTCTATCACTGAGGTCCAGAAGAAACAGGCCATGCTCAACGCCTGCAAAAGCCATCCAGCTGGGAAGCCCAAAG cggtgACACGGCCATATTGTGACTTCCTGCTCCGTCAGAAGCAGCCATCTCTGCCCAGCAGCGTTCCCCAGCAGCAGGTCTTCATGCTGGCTGAGCCCAAACGAAAGGCAACCACCTTCTGGCAAAACATCGGCAGACTGACGCCTTTCAAGAAGTGA